The DNA sequence ATCGGAGGACTTTCCGTTGGTGAAAGCCACGATGAGATGTACCGTATTCTGGACTTATTGAATCCGATTTTGCCGCAGGAAAAGCCGAGATATCTGATGGGAGTCGGTTTCCCCACCAACCTGGTGGAGGGAGTTGCGAGAGGGGTGGATATGTTCGACTGCGTCTTGCCCACCAGAAACGGTCGTAACGGCACGCTCCTGACATCCAGAGGCAAGTTCAACATCAAACACAGTCGCTTCAAGGAGGACTGGGGACCGATCGATCCGGATTGCGACTGTTACGCCTGTCGAGAGTTCTCCAGGGCCTACATCAGACATCTCTACAGGTCCGGTGAGATGCTCGGAGCCAGGCTGTGCAGCTGGCATAACCTCAGGTATCTGATATCTCTCATGAAGGGAGCCAGAGAGGCCATACTGGAAGGCCGTTTTCCTCACTTTCGGGACCGTTTTCACGAGCTTTTCTCCACAGGTAAGGCTCTATGAGCTCGCCGATAAAGGTCGATCGCTGGAACCCCGATAAGGAGGTCATCGATAGGGCAGTCTCCATCCTCAAGTCGGGAGGGTTGGTTGGGTTTCCCACCGAGACGGTCTACGGACTGGGGGCCGACGGACTTGACGGAAAGGCTGTCTCTGGCATCTTCGAGGCAAAGGGCCGTCCGTCGGACAACCCTTTGATATTGCACGTCGGAGATCCGGAGTCGGTGAGAAAAATAGCAAGGGTGGACGATCGAGCTGATATGATCATGAAAAACCTCTGGCCCGGTCCTCTTACACTGGTATTGCCCGCCTTGCCCATCGTGCCTCCAGAGGTTACCGCCGGTTTGGACACGGTGGGAGTCCGGATGCCCTCTCATCCCGTGGCGCTGGCCCTTCTCCAGGCCTGCCCATTTCCCGTCGCCGCTCCCAGTGCCAACACCAGCGGGAGACCCAGTCCTACGGACGCGGCGACGGTGGCTCGAGACCTTGAAGACAGGGTTGATCTGATCATAGACGGGGGATCCACCGAGGTTGGATTGGAGTCAACCGTATTGGACGTAACTGGAAAAGTTCCCGTTTTACTCAGGCCCGGGGGGCTTCCGGTGGAGGTCCTGGCGGATCTTTTGGGCGAGATAGCTCTGCCCGTCGGGGAGCTGGAACTTAAGAGATCTCCCGGTACTAGATATCGTCATTACGCTCCGTCGGTTCCGCTTCTATTATGGAAACCTGAGGAAAACGACCGCCCTGATTTTGGCGGAATATGCCGTTATATAGGTATGGTCGAGCCGGTTTTCCCGGTGGATAAATCGATAATCTTCGATTCCGTCGATAGCTACGGAAGAGGTCTTTTTTCCGCCCTGAGAGAGTTGGAACGAAATTGGGATGGAACTATAGTGGCCCAGTGGCCCGATTCTGACGGAATAGGACTGGCTCTAAGGGACAGACTTTCCAGAGCTTCCGGCGATCGTTGAGGTTCCTGACCTCGAAAAAACAATAAAGTACTTGCAAATCGGAGGATCGACTGATAGAATACATCTCGTTCCGAAGATACGCCCGGGTGGCGGAATTGGTAGACGCGCTAGATTCAGGTTCTAGTGGGCATTTGCCTGTAGGAGTTCGAGTCTCCTCCCGGGCACCATCCAATAGAGGTGCTATGCACGATTGGATCGCCAAGTGTGTATCAGGTCGTATTGTGTCGTTGACATAATGCGACCTTTTTGTTATTTTTATTGTTCGTCAGCATGGAGAGTTTACCCTCACTTTTAGAGACACAGGGAGGTCGTCAGCCTAATGGCCGAATTCGTACCCGTGGGCAAAAAGCGCAGCCGCCTCACCTTTGGGCGTGTTCGAGATCTAGTAGAGATCCCGGACATGGTCGAGGTGCAGCGAGATTCCTACCGAAGCTTCTTTCAGGAGGATGTCGATCCCGACAAAAGGGACAGCGTAGGACTTCAGGAACTTCTCGACGAGATTTTCCCGATTGAAAGTTACGACGGCTCCTTTGCCCTGGAGTTCGTCCGATACTATCTGGACAGGCCAGCCACTACACAGGAAGAGTCCCAGCAGAAGGATTGCACCTGGCATCGTCCCGTCCGAGCCACCATAAGACTCGTAAACAGAAAGAACCTGGAGATCAAGGAAGAGGAGATCTTTCTGGGCGACTTTCCGATGATGACAGAGAGGGGAACCTTCATCATCAACGGAACCGAAAGAGTCGTCGTCAACCAGCTTGCCCGCTCCGCGGGAATCTACTTCAAAGTAGACTATTCCGCCCCGGTGGCGGAGACCTTCACCGCCAAGATAATCCCCGACAGAGGAGCCTGGCTGGAGTTCGCCATGGGAAGCGGAGATGCCCTCCACGTCAACATAGACAACCGCAAGAAACTTCCTGGAACCCTTCTTCTCAAGGCCTTTGGAGTCTCGTCCAACGAGGAGATGCTTCGTCTTTTCGGAGGGGAGATAGAGGAGGTCGATATATCGGAGGAGCTTCTGATAGGCAGGCTTCTCGGTGAGACTGTCCTGGACGAGGGCGGAAACGTCGTGGTCCGCAAAGAGGAACGCATAGGGAAGGAAGAGCTCGAACGACTTTGGGACCTCGGACGAACGAGGGTGAAGGTCTGGAACGTCAACCCCGTTTTCGCCGCTACGTTGGAGAAGGATTTTACCAACAACAGAGACGAGGCTATGTTGGAGATATTCCGCAGACTTCGTCCTAATGATCCGGCCAGAATCGAGAACGCCAGAGAGTATATAGACAGCCTGTTCTTCGATTCCCGTCGTTACACTCTGGGCCGTGTCGGTCGCTACAAACTCAATAGACGGCTGAAGCTGGATCTGCCCGACAGGGAGTATCTGCTCACGATAGACGACCTGGTAAGGATCGTCAAGGGAATAATCGTCCTCAGAGACACGGAAGAGCAGAGGGATGTGGTTTCTTTCCCCGATGTCACCGAGGAGTTCCCCGACGATATCGACCACCTCGGCAATAGAAGAGTCCGTTCCGTGGGAGAGCTTCTCCAGAATCAGGTCAGAATAGGCCTTCTGCGAATGGAGAGAATAGCCAAGGAGCGTATGACTACCGTGGCGGATCTCACCAAGGCAATGGCCAGAGACCTCATAAACGTCAGGCCCATATCGGCCGCACTCAGGGAGTTTTTCGGTTCGGGACAGCTGTCTCAGTACATGGACCAGAACAATCCTTTGTCCGAACTGACCCACAGGCGGAGACTTTCCGCACTGGGGCCGGGTGGTCTTAGCAGAGAGAGAGCCGGCTTCGAGGCGAGAGACGTCCATTACACTCACTATGGCCGTATCTGCCCCATCGAGACCCCCGAGGGCCCCAATATCGGGTTGGTGACGTCTCTTTCGACCTACTCCAAGGTCAACCAATACGGTTTCTTAGTAACCCCCCGTCGTCCCGTGGTAGAGGGTGTCGTGTCTTTGAATCCCGAGGATGTAGTATACCTTGCGGCGGACGAGGAGGACAACGCCTTCGTAGGAAGGGCTAATACCCCCTACGACGAGAGTACCGGCCGTCTTTCCGAGGAATACTGCTACGCCCGTTACAGAGGACGTATAGTGGAGGTTCCCCAGGAGAAGATCGACTTTCTGGACATATCTCCTAAACAGATAGTCTCGGCTTCGACGGCCCTGATCCCTTTCCTGGAGCATGACGATGCCAATAGAGCCTTGATGGGATCGAACATGCAGCGTCAGGCCGTCCCGCTTCTGCTTCCGGAGGCCCCTAGGGTAGGCACCGGCATGGAGGGCAGGATAGCAAAGGATTCCGGTTCCTGCGTGGTGGCTCCGGAGGACGGTGTGGTCACCTACGTAGACGCCGACAGAATAGAGATAAGAAGCGACCTGGGGGTATATCGTTCCATGTCCCTCCAGAAGTTCAAGAGATCCAACCAGGGCACCATCATCCATCAGAGGCCTATAGTTTCGAAAGGCGATGTCGTCTCCAAAGGAGAGATAATGGCCGATGGGCAGTCGGTGGATCAGGCAGAGCTGGCCCTTGGGCGTAACGTCCTCATAGCCTTTATCCCCTGGGAGGGATACAACTACGAGGACGCTATCCTCCTCAGCGAGAGATTGGTAAAGGAGGATTTCTTCACCTCCATACATATAGAGGAATACGAGATGGACGCCAGGGACACCAAGCTCGGGCCGGAGGAGATAACGAGGGATATTCCGAACGTCGGAGAGGACGCTCTTAAAGATCTCGATGAGTTCGGGGTGGTACGTGTCGGAGCCGAGGTCAATGCAGGGGATATCCTGGTAGGAAAGGTAACCCCCAAGGGAGAGTCTGATCAGTCTCCGGAGGAGAAGTTGCTCAGGGCCATCTTCGGCGAAAAAGCCAGAGAGGTCAGGGACACGTCTCTCCACGTTCCCCATGGAGCCAGAGGAAAGGTCGTCGCGGTCAAGAAGCTGAACAAGGACGAGAACAGTGATTCCCTCAGTCCCGGGGTCAACGAGGTCGTCAAGGTCTACGTGGCTCAGCTCAGAAAGATCACAGTCGGAGACAAGATGTCCGGTCGTCACGGCAACAAGGGAGTCGTCTCCAGGGTCCTCCCCGTAGAGGATATGCCCTATCTTCCGGACGGCACCCCTGTCGATGTCTGTCTCAACCCCCTCGGGGTTCCAAGTCGAATGAACCTCGGACAGGTTCTCGAGACCATACTGGCCACCGTGGCAGTAGCCAACGACTGGCACGTCGCTACGCCGGTTTTCGAAGGAGCACAGGAAGACGAGATCTACGATCTGCTCGATAAACTCAGTCAGGAGAATCCCGACTATTCCACCTTGACCAGGGGCGGCACCATGCAGCTCATAGACGGCAGAACCGGAGAACCAATGGAATACAAGACCACCGTCGGGTATATGTACATGCTCAAACTCAACCACTTGGTGGACGATAAACTGCACGCCCGATCCATAGGACCTTACAGTCTCATAACCCAGCAGCCTCTGGGCGGTAAGGCTCAGTTTGGCGGGCAGCGCTTCGGAGAGATGGAGGTCTGGGCTCTTCAGGGTTACGGAGCTGCTCATGTTCTTCAGGAGATGTTGACGGTAAAATCCGACGATATTCACGGTCGACTCAAGACCTACGAGAAAATCGTAAAAGGTCAGAATCTGACCAGGCCGGGAGTCCCCGAGAGCTTCAAGGTTCTTGTAAAAGAGCTCGAGGGACTGGGCTTGGGGGTCGATATAGAATACAACGACGGCACCATCGGTCCTCTTCTTCCCGACGAGGACGATGAACAGAGCAACGCCGCTCCCGTCCCTCCAAAGGCGGAGGCCGTTCCGGCCGTAGCTCCGGAGGAGGCATCTGCTCCCACGCCGAAGGAGATGGAGGAGATGATCTTCGGCAACGAGGACGCCAGCGCTAAAGAGAGTAAAATCTCTTATGCGGAGTCTAACGAAGCTCTCTCGGATAGTCCCAAACCCGAGGAGGAGAGAAAGACCTCTAACGAAGAGTCTAACGAAGCTCTCTCGGATAGTTCCACAGTCGAGAACGATGATGTGAAAGGAGCTGACCGCTAACGATGACCCGCCGCGAGATCGTCGGAGTCAGGGTACGTCTTGCCAGTCCTGGAGAGATAAGGGGACTTTCCACCGGAGAGGTCAAGAAACCCGAGACCATCAACTACCGGACCTTGAGGCCCGAGAAAGACGGCCTTTTCTGCGAGCGTATCTTCGGGCCCACTAAAAGCTTTGAATGCGCCTGCGGCAAGTACAAGAAAAGCGGTCCGAAATTCAAGGGCGTGATATGCGATCGATGCGGCGTGGAGGTAACGGATAACCGCGTTCGTAGAGAGAGAATGGGTCACATCGAGCTGGCCGCCCCTGTCGTTCACATATGGTATCTCCGGGGTATCCCCAGCAGACTCAGTCTGTTGCTTGGGACCGCCACGAAGATGCTGGAAAAGGTGGTCTACTTCGCTCCCATAAGAAAGAGGGAACCGGCCTTCAAGGTAGTCATAGAGGGCAAGAGGTCCGATCTCGCTAAAAGAGGAGACATCGTCTCTGAAAGCGAGGTCAGGCTTCACTGCCATTACGACTCGAAGTTCAAGGCCGAGGAGGCCTATAGGGTCGTATCTGTCGACGATGTTCCCATCTCGGAGGGTGACATCGTGTCGTCCTCTCAGATAAGTCGCTACAAGGCGGACTACGGTGACGAATCCTTTTCTGCCGAACCTGCCTTTGTCGTGAAAGACCGCGGAGAGGGAGTCGAGATCGAGCTTGACTCTATCCTATCCGGAGATGAATATCGGTCATTGAAAGAAGAAGGGCTGGATGTAACGGTAGAGAGGGCCATGTCGGGGAACCAGGAGGGATTTGTCGTCACGTCGGTTGCCAAGCTTCCATTCGCCAAGGGAGACGTTATATCTACCAGCGAGTTCAATCTCTTTCAGGAACGTTATCCGGAACGCTTTACCGCTCAGCTCGAGACTGTTGTAGTTGAGGATCCCTGTTTCCTGGTGATAAACGGCAGCGAGTCTCCCTTTGACGACGGTGACGTGATACTGGACAGAGAACAGTATCTCTGTAGCCACTACGATAAAAAGTTTCGTGCCGGCATAGGTGCGGAAGGCGTTAGGGAGATGCTCGACACCCTGGACATGGACCACTTGGCCCAGCAACTCAGGGAAGAACTGTCCGAGACTTCCGGCCAGAAACGTCGGAAGTTGGTCAAGAGACTCCAGGTCGTAGAGGATTTTCGCAAGGGCGATTGCAACCCTCAGTCCATGGTGCTCGAGGTCCTGCCGGTCATTCCTCCGGACCTTCGTCCTATGGTGCAGCTCGATGGAGGTCGTTTCGCTACCTCAGACCTTAACGACCTGTACCGAAGGGTTATAAACAGAAACAACCGACTGAGAAAGCTTCAGGAGCTCAGGGCTCCGGAGATAATAGTCAGGAACGAAAAGAGGATGCTCCAGGAGTCGGTCGACGCACTGATCGACAACGGTCGAATGGGCAAGGCGGTGCTGGGGGCCGGCAATCGTCCCCTGAAGAGTCTCTCCGACCTGTTGAGAGGCAAAAAGGGGCGCTTCCGTCAGAACCTGCTCGGTAAGCGAGTGGACTATTCCGGTCGTTCGGTCATAACGATAGGCCCCAATTTAAAGATATACCAGTGTGGTCTTCCCAAGCAGATGGCTCTAGAGCTGTTCAAGCCCTTCGTAATACAGAAACTGGTGGACCTAGGCATAGCTCCGAACGTCAAGAGCGGCAAGAGAATGATCGAAAGAGGCAAGGAGGAAATCTGGGCCATTCTGGAGGAGATCATAAAAGATCACCCTGTGATGTTGAACAGAGCTCCCACGCTTCACAGACTGGGCATCCAGGCTTTCGAGCCTGTTTTGATGGAGGGTAAGGCCATACGGCTTCACCCCCTGGTCTGTACCGCTTTCAACGCCGACTTCGACGGAGACCAGATGGCAGTACACGTACCTCTCTCCGTGGAAGCTCAGGCGGAGGCCAGGATGCTCATGCTCTCCGCAAACAACATACTTTCCCCCGCTAGCGGGAAGCCCATAGTGGCTCCCTCGCAGGACATAATATTGGGGATATACTATCTGACCAATCTCAGAGAGGGTATGACCGGAGAGGGCAAATACTTCGACAGCTTTGACGACGTCTTAACCGCTCTGGATCACGGAATTGTGCACGTGAACGCCAGAATTCGCATGAGATGGAACCACGAATGGGGAAACTGGAAAGAGAAGGTCGATCAATGGGGAGTCTCCTTCCTGGATGAAAGCGGAAAATGGTTCGAGACCTCGCCGGGAAGGGTCCTTTTCAACAGCTATCTCCCTAAAAAACTTCGATTCCTCGACGGTCAGCTGGGAAAGAAGGACCTTAGCAAACTGTTGGATCTCGGGTACAACCAGGTCTCCCGTCAGGAAATGGTCGAGATGTTGGATGCCATAAAGGGTCTCGGCTATCACTGGGCTACCTTGAGCGGTATAAGTTTCTGCGTTACCGACGTAGTAATACCCAAGGAGAAAGAGGACGTGGTCTCCAGTTCTCTGGTAGAGGACGACGAGATAAGAAACCAGTACGATATGGGAGTCCTCTCGGAGGACGAATACCTTCTTCAAAAGGAGACCCTGTGGTCCAAGGCGGCCGCTGACGTAGGAAACGCCATACTGAACCACATGGGACACGATAACCCGGTCAGGATGATGGTCGACTCCGGAGCCAGGGGAAGTAGAGGCCAGCTCGCTCAGATGGCCGGAATTCGAGGCCTTATGGCCGATCCGACCGGACGAATAATAGACTACCCCATCACCACCAACTTCCGTGAGGGGATGAACATGTTGGAGTACTTCATCTCCACTCATGGAGCCAGAAAGGGGTTAGCCGATACAGCCCTTCGTACGGCCAAGTCGGGGTATCTGACCCGTCGTCTCGTCGATGTCTCTCAGGACGTCATAATAACCGAAGACGACTGCGGAACGGACAAAGGTGTCAAAATAGAGCCTTTGGAGAGCGACGGCAAAACGGTCATCCCTATCAGCGAGAGGATAGCCGGTAGAACGTCCCTGAACGATGTTGCCGATCCGGAGACCGGTGACCTGATAGTAGGGGCTGGCGAGATCATAACTCCGGATCTTGCTTCCCGTATAGACTCCTGCGGATTCAAGGAGATCTGGGTAAGAAGCCCCATGACCTGCACAACCAGACACGGTATATGTCAGAAGTGCTACGGTGTCGACCTAGCGACCCGTTCCGTCGTCGACATCGGAGAGGCTGTAGGTGTCGTGGCCGCCCAATCCATCGGTGAGCCAGGAACCCAGCTTACCATGAGGACCTTCCATACCGGAGGAGTCAGGATTACCGGTGAGGACATCACTCAGGGTCTTCCAAGGATAGAGCAGCTTTTCGAGGCCCGTCGTCCCAAAAAAGTCTCCGTCCTTGCCGGTGTTGACGGCAAGGTGATCGAAATTCGGGAGATGGAGGGCAAGCGTAAGGTAATAATAACCTCCGAGGAGCCTGGGAACGAACAGAAGATCACTCACACCATCCCTTCGTCGCAAAACCTTCTGGTCGAAGAGGGCGAACCTGTCTATCGTTCAACCAAGCTGACCGAGGGATATATCGATCCTCAGCAGCTTCTTGAGGTTCTTGGGCAGGAAGAGGTCCAGAAATACCTGGTTGACAGTATTCAGGAGGTCTACCGTTCTCAGGGCGTCTCCATCAACAACAAACACATAGAGGTGATCCTCAGGAAAGTCGCTCCTGTGAACAGATTGAGGGTCGTCGATGAAGGAGACACAGCCTTCGTGGCAGGTGATCTGGTATGGGCCGGTGACGTGGAGGCCGAGGAAAAGGTCATACTGGAGGAAAACGAGAACAACATACATGAGGCTGTAAAAATATTCTCCGGTAAGATTTTTCAGGGAATAGCCGGGGCCGTCAAAACGGATTTGAGCAAGAAAAAAACCCAGCCCATGGACGAAGAGCTCATAAGGTCCATCCTGACCCCTGGAGCACCTGTGACGGAGATAGACGTGACCGATGAGATTGGACCTCTTAAAATCATCGCGGGAGAGGCCTCTTTCAGAAAAGAACTCAAAGGATTCGAGCTTATAGATCCCTTCGAGGCCAGAGACGGGAAAGTCGTCGAATCGGGGCAGCCTCTTACCCTTGGTCAGTTGTCGGTGATAACCTCTCAAGAGCCCCGGCCCTTGAGAGTCAGGGACGTGGAGGTAATAGAGAAGCTGATTGATTCGGCCTATCTTGCGGAGGACGTCGTGGTGGACGGTCAGGCCGTCGCCTTCAAGGACCACATGGTCACGGAGGAAGTAGCTGCGTTGCTAAGGATAAACGACGTCCCCTTCGTAAAGGCATGGAAGGGAATCGAGAGAATCAGCGTCTCCGATGCAATGCAGGAAAGGCTCCTGGCCAGGATATGGGGTAAACCTCTGAAACAGGCCATAGATTCCCAGGGTAATGCACTCTCCTCAAAACCTCAGCTTGTGGACGGCAGCGTAGTTCGAGGGATAATAGACGGAGATCTTGCGGCTATCTCTATAGGTGAGGATATAATAACGAGGGAGAACATCCTCAAGGAGGTCATAGCCGATACCTGTTATGGAAAGGTTCTGCTGGACAGGGTAGAGGTTGACGGCAGGGTTGCGGCCGACTCCGGTCAGGAAATAAATAAATCGCTTTTGGACGAGCTGGTCGCAGCTAATCCGGAGGAATTGGTCATAAGGCCTATTCACTGTAATAATGAAACCAGGAACATAGTCTCCAGAGTTACCTTTGTTCGTAAGCTCAGACAGAATCCCGAATGTCGGAAGTTTATCCACGGAATAACAAAGGCCGCTCTGGCCACTGACAGCTTCCTTAGTGCCGCGTCCTTCCAGCAGACCGCTCAGGTACTTGCGGGGGCTGCGGTCCGTTGTCAGGTCGATAACCTCGTAGGCTTGAAGGAGAACGTGATAATCGGTCATCTCATCCCGGCCGGAACGGGAGTGGAGGATTTTCGTAAGATCGCGGTCAAGGAAAAAGAATCCTAAAAACGAGTAATCTTTCCAAATAAAGCTCGACCTGGTGCTATGTTTCTTGACATAGCACCAGGTCGTTGTTATCATTACTCGGTGCCTATGCTCAGGAGGTTTTATGATGAACGTAGCGGAGTTGACCGAGGGCAGGCGATTCGTAGGTTTCAAGCAGGTCCGTCGCGAAGTTTTGAGGGGCAACGTCCGTAAAGTCTTCGTCGCTGCCGATGCCGACCTTTCGATGATTCAGGAGATAACCCATATATGTTCCGAGCGGGGTGTTCCGATGGAAACGGTCGATTCTATGGCGTCTCTGGGCAGGGCTTGCGTCATAGATAGAGGCGCAGCTACAGCGGCTTTGCAGCGGGACGACCGCTGTTAAGAAAGCATATAAGAATATCTGGAAGGAGGTAACGTAGTGCCAACAATCAACCAGTTAGTCCGGAAAGGTCGGAGTGAGAAGGTCAAGAAGTCCGACTCCCCGGCGTTGCAGAATTGTCCGGCGCGAAGAGGGGTTTGCACGCGAGTATATACGATCACTCCCAAAAAGCCCAACTCGGCTTTGAGAAAGGTCGCCCGTGTGCGTCTGACCAACGGTATCGAGGTGACCTCATATATACCGGGAGTCGGTCATAATCTGCAGGAGCACTCTGTCGTCCTGGTCAGGGGTGGTCGAGTCAAGGACCTTCCCGGTGTGCGCTATCACATCGTACGCGGTACCCTTGATTGCGGCGGTGTCGAAGGTCGTCGTCGGAGCCGTTCCAAATACGGTGCCCGTCGTCCTAAGTCCTAAAGGGTATAAGGAGGTAGTGCCATGCCGCGTAAAGGGCATGTGAGAAAGAGAGATTCGTTGCTGGATACCAGGTTCGGAAATCTCGCTGTCACTAAGTTCATCAATAAGGTCATGCTCGACGGTAAGAAAAGTACCGCCGAGAAGATAGTCTACGAAGCTCTCGATAAAGCCGCCGAAAAATTGGGCGTGGAGCCTATCGAGGTCTTCAATAAGGCCATGGAGAACGTCAAGCCTCTCGTCGAGGTCCGTTCCCGCAGGGTCGGTGGTGCGACCTATCAGGTCCCAGTGGAGGTTGCGCCCGCAAGGGCTCAGGCTCTCGCTATCCGTTGGATAATCTCCTACTCTAGGGGCAAGAAAGGCATGCCCATGAACGAGAGGCTTTCCAGGGAGTTTGTCGATGCCTATAAGGGCGAGGGTAGCTCCATCAAGAAGAGGGAAGATACTCACAAGATGGCAGAGGCCAATAGGGCCTTCGCTCACTACCGTTGGTAGAACTTGACGATATGTTCGTCAGTCGACGTTACGTGTCCTAGGTGATAATTATGGCTGGAATGGATCTACATAAGATAAGAAATATAGGAATAGCTGCGCATATAGACGCAGGCAAGACGACCACCACCGAGCGTATCCTGTTCTACACCGGGCGGAACTACAAGATCGGTGAGGTTCACGAGGGCGCGGCCACCATGGACTGGATGGAGCAGGAACGTGAAAGAGGAATAACCATCACTTCCGCTGCTACCACATGTCAGTGGAAGGGCCATAATATCAATATAATTGATACACCCGGGCACGTGGACTTTACTGTCGAGGTCGAACGTTCCATGAGGGTTCTCGACGGAGCCGTATCGGTCTTCTGTGCCGTGGGCGGGGTTGAGCCTCAGTCCGAAACCGTGTGGCGTCAGGCCGATAAGTACCATGTCCCTCGCATAGCCTTCGTCAACAAGATGGACCGGGTAGGGGCCAATTTCCTCACCGTGGTCGATCAGCTCAAGGAAAGGCTGGGAGCCACCGCAGTCCCCCTTCAGCTTCCGATAGGATCCGAGGAGGATTTTCAAGGAGTCGTCGATCTCATAGAGATGAAAGCGATACTCTTTTCCGACGTGATGGGCGCCGAGCCCACCATAGAGGAGATTCCGGCGGACATGATGGAAGAGGCAAAGCTCTACAGGGACTCCATGATAGAGGCCCTGTCCGATTTTGACGAGGAGATAATGGCCCTTTTCCTTGAAGGAGAGGAAGTCTCCAGCGATATGATCAAATCGGCCATCAGGAAGAGCACCATCTCTCTCGACATCGTCCCGGCGATGTGTGGGACGGCCTTTAAGAACAAAGGGGTTCAGCCCCTTCTGGATGCCGTCGTGGCGTATCTTCCCAGTCCCATGGACCTTCCCGCTATAGTGGGAGTGGATCCCGACGACGGATCGGAGTTGGAGAGGCACGCCAACGAGGACGAGCCAGTATCTGCCCTGGCTTTCAAGATAGCTGTGGACCC is a window from the Dethiosulfovibrio russensis genome containing:
- the rpoC gene encoding DNA-directed RNA polymerase subunit beta' translates to MTRREIVGVRVRLASPGEIRGLSTGEVKKPETINYRTLRPEKDGLFCERIFGPTKSFECACGKYKKSGPKFKGVICDRCGVEVTDNRVRRERMGHIELAAPVVHIWYLRGIPSRLSLLLGTATKMLEKVVYFAPIRKREPAFKVVIEGKRSDLAKRGDIVSESEVRLHCHYDSKFKAEEAYRVVSVDDVPISEGDIVSSSQISRYKADYGDESFSAEPAFVVKDRGEGVEIELDSILSGDEYRSLKEEGLDVTVERAMSGNQEGFVVTSVAKLPFAKGDVISTSEFNLFQERYPERFTAQLETVVVEDPCFLVINGSESPFDDGDVILDREQYLCSHYDKKFRAGIGAEGVREMLDTLDMDHLAQQLREELSETSGQKRRKLVKRLQVVEDFRKGDCNPQSMVLEVLPVIPPDLRPMVQLDGGRFATSDLNDLYRRVINRNNRLRKLQELRAPEIIVRNEKRMLQESVDALIDNGRMGKAVLGAGNRPLKSLSDLLRGKKGRFRQNLLGKRVDYSGRSVITIGPNLKIYQCGLPKQMALELFKPFVIQKLVDLGIAPNVKSGKRMIERGKEEIWAILEEIIKDHPVMLNRAPTLHRLGIQAFEPVLMEGKAIRLHPLVCTAFNADFDGDQMAVHVPLSVEAQAEARMLMLSANNILSPASGKPIVAPSQDIILGIYYLTNLREGMTGEGKYFDSFDDVLTALDHGIVHVNARIRMRWNHEWGNWKEKVDQWGVSFLDESGKWFETSPGRVLFNSYLPKKLRFLDGQLGKKDLSKLLDLGYNQVSRQEMVEMLDAIKGLGYHWATLSGISFCVTDVVIPKEKEDVVSSSLVEDDEIRNQYDMGVLSEDEYLLQKETLWSKAAADVGNAILNHMGHDNPVRMMVDSGARGSRGQLAQMAGIRGLMADPTGRIIDYPITTNFREGMNMLEYFISTHGARKGLADTALRTAKSGYLTRRLVDVSQDVIITEDDCGTDKGVKIEPLESDGKTVIPISERIAGRTSLNDVADPETGDLIVGAGEIITPDLASRIDSCGFKEIWVRSPMTCTTRHGICQKCYGVDLATRSVVDIGEAVGVVAAQSIGEPGTQLTMRTFHTGGVRITGEDITQGLPRIEQLFEARRPKKVSVLAGVDGKVIEIREMEGKRKVIITSEEPGNEQKITHTIPSSQNLLVEEGEPVYRSTKLTEGYIDPQQLLEVLGQEEVQKYLVDSIQEVYRSQGVSINNKHIEVILRKVAPVNRLRVVDEGDTAFVAGDLVWAGDVEAEEKVILEENENNIHEAVKIFSGKIFQGIAGAVKTDLSKKKTQPMDEELIRSILTPGAPVTEIDVTDEIGPLKIIAGEASFRKELKGFELIDPFEARDGKVVESGQPLTLGQLSVITSQEPRPLRVRDVEVIEKLIDSAYLAEDVVVDGQAVAFKDHMVTEEVAALLRINDVPFVKAWKGIERISVSDAMQERLLARIWGKPLKQAIDSQGNALSSKPQLVDGSVVRGIIDGDLAAISIGEDIITRENILKEVIADTCYGKVLLDRVEVDGRVAADSGQEINKSLLDELVAANPEELVIRPIHCNNETRNIVSRVTFVRKLRQNPECRKFIHGITKAALATDSFLSAASFQQTAQVLAGAAVRCQVDNLVGLKENVIIGHLIPAGTGVEDFRKIAVKEKES
- the rpsG gene encoding 30S ribosomal protein S7; translation: MPRKGHVRKRDSLLDTRFGNLAVTKFINKVMLDGKKSTAEKIVYEALDKAAEKLGVEPIEVFNKAMENVKPLVEVRSRRVGGATYQVPVEVAPARAQALAIRWIISYSRGKKGMPMNERLSREFVDAYKGEGSSIKKREDTHKMAEANRAFAHYRW
- the rpsL gene encoding 30S ribosomal protein S12, whose protein sequence is MPTINQLVRKGRSEKVKKSDSPALQNCPARRGVCTRVYTITPKKPNSALRKVARVRLTNGIEVTSYIPGVGHNLQEHSVVLVRGGRVKDLPGVRYHIVRGTLDCGGVEGRRRSRSKYGARRPKS
- a CDS encoding ribosomal L7Ae/L30e/S12e/Gadd45 family protein; its protein translation is MNVAELTEGRRFVGFKQVRREVLRGNVRKVFVAADADLSMIQEITHICSERGVPMETVDSMASLGRACVIDRGAATAALQRDDRC